In Astatotilapia calliptera chromosome 20, fAstCal1.2, whole genome shotgun sequence, one genomic interval encodes:
- the spen gene encoding msx2-interacting protein isoform X2, which yields MTAQCVIEVIEDGGRQNEYGRVESVKVLPKRGSEGGVAAFVDFVDIKSAQKAHNAVNKMGDRDLRTDYNEPGTIPSAARGLDDSLSLSSRGRDVSGFTRAAGGAVYGPPTSLHSRDGRYERRLDGTAESRDRGYDHSAYGLHERTGSSFDRQRHYETDYYRDARERTLSTAGSGSGTSSGSGTTVPSGVGGTIVSAVSGNTGTSGSSGATTGGSGGSTSSGVGFYRSHSRSPCRFETPEPRYESRAREPFTLASVVHRDLYREDRGRRGERSYRHSRSRSPHSTHSRNPSPQRLASQATRPPRSHSGSGSHSRSSSSDSVSSTSSSTSGSDSSSSSSDDSPARSVQSTAVPAPSALPLSSLDKDEPRKSFGIKVQNLPVRSTDTSLKDGLFHEFKKHGKVTSVQIHGASEERYGLVFFRQQEDQEKALAASKGKLFFGMQIDVTAWNGPETESENEFRPLDERIDEFHPKATRTLFIGNLEKTTTYHDLLNIFQRFGDIVDIDIKKVNGAPQYAFLQYCDIASVCKAIKKMDGEYLGNNRLKLGFGKSMPTTCVWLDGLASNTTEQFLTRHFCRYGHVVKVVLDRMKGMALILYNNIEYAQTAVKDTKGWKIGGNKIKVDFANQESQMAFYRSMQASGQDIRDFYDILSERRDDRRTQYEFQAERQYYENVRTPGTYTEDPRRKYPTRSRDFYTEWDPYQGDYYDPQYFEDPREYREYRADPYEQDIRKYSYLQRERERERERFETDRGRDHGRRTIERSQSPSHITTRRPASPTASPSLSERIPSDSDRRICCRSSERSGSCSSISPPRFEKLEKARSEKYNKSEKLEKDRVFEIDSGNVVEKEKRTGRKERGDKDKSEKQRVKKLKMASPIIQTCEPEPELERDVSPESVLRSKASKIQKESSSKGRLDLLPCVVQLTRVKEKEGKLIGHVVQEKQIQRGGSDSPRLASPPADQRSPPFRTEPSKIDIGKHGKVPRDKNMHSSVEVTDKDGKIKAKKHGKSEMGFDSGISVDIDRLAARKRRFEDSGKADRQKRTSEEDLGRSGLYKLWNSAKETDLDKNLLMRGIHKKDHHKEKCVRMISVNSPKEGQDSDINPEGLPLERHSQLVQLAEDSTDQLDSPYLKMDLESSKRENTSSFTKISDDNAVDLDELKEQKQVMPENAQGRAKSRDSDGDEQFVHIDQTNICTKQTEHSQRLRSKLGEPDKGVKFDNQLHSETRDFEKDYFVQDFEKSVPDVASDDLFYCKRKKLENIDFEILKLKRERNFSSSQKFNEDIYTMSSSIGAAQSSENEEDETAHVCLTGTNKERKSSPTAGEKFSHTESLKNSLDLMPRHFQSSDTELPKLNTSLLGCDEELMQHWERGIKPDSFRMEMAFQSDISKHESIRKRLGQDLEPGEVQSDSDDDGENKSKSNSSLSYILRDRDKRMTDLKLSGSLEKNKFYSFALDKTITPDTKALLERAKTLYSSREDNWSFLPSRFPASHRCSDKDKVELTPRPIPSWYMKKKKIRTNSDEKLHDKKEELKPQDQERQELFASRFLHSSIFEQDSRRLQHLERKDQDLEIGSGRPSNKPVAAEAEPESAGSDIPQEPIVLFHSRFLELQQQKDKDHLPPDTEKDSLVPDIKRNEVQNCDNIIPDKELEPVQKADDKSASPSLISTALPFVPSPKEISPQEKKEVLTPPSDQPVPVVKEEKVEPILEVSQPHSVAVEDFKPVAVKLNRSPSLTLSEPENETETKPELKELKVECGDSKTAEHTPIVEDKPPTPGGSLGGFERETTEITYSDCPKMEEKPETMKSEPETENQESKDFEESQKTETDGEVCMPELEAEIKPLPNRRQPKSKRAKPLSVLRTTQPSQIAATEKPATRKSERIDREKLKRASSPRAEAPKTSVDSKTTSKSPIHASDSEQNIESSLIHGRTRRRNVRSVYATLHEDDQAGKEVVESPRCMRKRGADKEPIQQDVQISTNTRRGRPPKRGIKRGEDVSPVKVDQKKLMEEDTEASCTVDVVKASEGWRSPRTQKQQQTPQTPSPPTNKKGSRADKLSGSTTELAEQDDMASQNEPELKPKTEPLGKLSERVENPNSTVHKKEKELKDGGKKSGDVDDEKLDIGPLERRQQPEKSAKVKTPRLKRNTKQIAEDKSHSLKNLEIRVSVDDVKGLLRSEDDELETFEAPAITKTKTALQDNEGIKTIDQIPKDSKELAAQDKEDSESELPADPAAALLARQMELEQAVENIAKLTVEQPSRPYKEPPSEQTTILPPVAVEPESEVEEEKRANPASETELAAAIDSITAEETCVDAESFTSPPTYTALIPTPESLISSSSNEIMEPETHMVINNILAGDLDDGPVTPSSNRPGAESKAAEDPILLETPRKTGKVRAKTPKKPRSRKGAGNRKGDAAEEVSQSESTPVKLPESIPEDPETNNSKAVTVTAAATSAASVVTAVATCRRDLTSAITVDTPKEAEQPEVEQPVPKESAFHSGTNSISSVKKHPQAAEPCTPTFTPAPACTQPVSQLSVPLLRPAKVPLSPDWPQRSEESRIYVAPSSHVKVVTPSMQASAALGTPAANPPMPPDTKASDIDPSSSTLRKILMEPKYVSASNSNSIPTTIVTPALSEPSRMSENENPSDAVGSRQLHSEERPPLPPQPMHHKPSPLTESQQNCGEKNQHTIISPATSVISRIPMPYDTEETPRISLSNRSIGLTIPKQKFRSNSNENSRCLAMDIVEDGTRGRSVVESTPYITGSSPGLRVNTSEGVVVLSYSGQKTEGPHRMRAKISQIPQASAGDIEFQQSVSKSQLKQDPVISSSQSPTPKAAPTPSGYGHTGVLLAGQSYNSQPVISSTKQESFGSDKSETPYHTAPQGSVVKMFQQPVSSSQVLMYNPPVIQQQHGKRGLGSEPLSKKMDPGKAAQQSNLSPVTHHPSLSGTRMSPSPGIVNDRSALHLKQEPQSPRTAVHSPSPFVKACPPSSSPIGTSVVLTHGMPPMPSYHSAMHHSHSEQSSVIIQPHSVTQSMAHDARMNTPPMPGINYGRRGDSLSAPLPGSQQRSNPQQQNVIRDMVLHCHSSPQGSVSSGGGGNSASEEEPRHFNQALSRPSVPQLQSDVMMIHSDHRGLHPNIRMEQYRDMHQRILMHQQRGEQAAVEARQSRRDSETGTASSGNISGPSKSPISGKSIDLSAKEPLKPLEGKLIHPNSSESRIRGVHASSPVMVSPHPHGVHLMHPGGAGSFPVYRDIRGFSSQFSPHNLTNQGVTSSQVPPDTELGNRGKMSQSHGCGSDSKSETSHLRHATSSDLSHISRIQGDTVSPSYQSPMMSPMGLTHKSDLSLQKGPPAFLSTSAVPSSTSVKPRPDAKLEHSGHHSVDMVQLLTKYPIVWQGLLALKNDQAAVQLHFVSGNNMLAQRSLPPPEGGPLLRIVQRMRLEASQLDSVARRMTVENDYCLLLALPCGRDQEDVLGQTQALKSGFITYLQAKQAAGIINVPNPGSTQPAYVVQIFPPCKFSESHLSRLAPDLLNSISSISPHLMIVIASV from the exons CGGGAACCCTTTACTTTGGCCAGTGTGGTTCACAGGGACCTGTATCGGGAGGACAGGGGTCGGCGTGGGGAACGTTCCTACCGCCACAGTCGTAGCCGGTCTCCACATTCGACTCATTCACGAAATCCCTCTCCTCAGAGACTGGCGAGTCAGGCCACTCGTCCTCCACGCTCCCACAGTGGGTCAGGCTCTCACAGCCGTTCCTCCAGTTCAGACTCAGTCAGCAGTACCAGCAGCAGTACGAGTGGCAG TGATTCTAGCAGTAGCTCAAGCGATGACTCTCCAGCACGTTCAGTGCAGTCAACAGCTGTGCCTGCACCTTCAGCACTTCCCTTATCCTCCCTTGACAAGGATGAACCACGCAAAAGTTTTGGCATCAAGGTCCAAAATCTCCCTGTGCGCTCAACAG ACACAAGCCTGAAGGATGGTTTGTTccatgaatttaaaaaacatggaAAGGTCACATCTGTGCAAATCCACGGCGCTTCAGAAGAGCGCTACGGGCTTGTGTTTTTTCGTCAGCAAGAGGACCAAGAGAAAGCCCTTGCAGCATCAAAGGGGAAGCTTTTTTTTGGCATGCAAATTGATGTCACAGCCTGGAATGGCCCCG AGACGGAAAGCGAGAATGAGTTCCGGCCCTTGGACGAGAGGATTGATGAGTTTCATCCAAAGGCCACGCGGACATTATTTATTGGAAACTTAGAGAAGACCACCACTTACCATGACCTGCTTAACATCTTCCAGCGTTTTGGAGATATAGTG GATATTGACATTAAGAAGGTGAATGGAGCCCCACAGTATGCCTTTCTACAATATTGTGACATTGCCAGTGTCTGTAAGGCAATAAAAAAGATGGATGGCGAGTATCTTGGAAACAACCGACTAAAG CTGGGCTTTGGGAAGAGTATGCCAACGACATGCGTTTGGTTGGATGGATTAGCATCGAATACAACTGAACAGTTTCTTACTCGTCATTTTTGCCGATACGGACATGTTGTCAAG GTTGTACTTGACAGGATGAAAGGAATGGCCCTTATTCTGTATAACAACATTGAATATGCGCAAACAGCTGTTAAAGACACAAAGGGATGGAAAATAGGGGGGAATAAAATCAAG GTGGACTTTGCAAATCAGGAAAGTCAGATGGCCTTCTATCGTTCAATGCAGGCATCTGGTCAGGATATTCGAGACTTTTATGATATTCTCTCTGAAAGAAG GGATGATCGACGAACCCAATATGAGTTTCAAGCAGAAAGACAATATTATGAAAATGTTAGAACACCTGGAACGTACACGGAAGATCCACGTCGAAAATATCCTACCAGAAGTCGGGACTTCTACACTGAGTGGGACCCATATCAGGGAGATTACTATGATCCACAATACTTTGAAGACCCTCGGGAATATCGGGAATACAGAGCTGACCCTTATGAGCAGGACATACGTAAATACAGCTATCTGCAGCGGGAAcgtgagagagaaagggagcgCTTTGAAACAGATCGTGGACGCGATCATGGAAGGAGGACCATTGAGCGTAGCCAGAGCCCATCTCACATTACCACTCGCCGACCTGCTAGCCCAACTGCATCTCCATCACTCTCTGAGAGAATACCAAGCGATTCAGACCGCCGTATTTGTTGTCGATCATCTGAAAGAAGTGGTAGCTGCAGTTCAATATCTCCACCTAGATTTGAAAAACTTGAAAAGGCACGCTCTGAAAAGtataataaaagtgaaaaactcGAGAAGGACAGAGTTTTTGAAATTGACAGTGGGAATGtggttgaaaaagaaaagaggactgGACGAAAAGAACGaggagacaaagacaaaagtgaaaaacaaagggTTAAGAAGCTTAAAATGGCGTCACCTATTATCCAGACATGTGAACCAGAACCTGAACTTGAAAGAGATGTTAGTCCTGAGTCTGTTCTGCGTAGTAAGGCCAGCAAAATCCAAAAAGAAAGCTCAAGTAAAGGGAGGTTAGACCTTCTGCCTTGTGTGGTGCAGTTAACACgagttaaagaaaaagaaggaaaattgattGGTCATGTTgtccaagaaaaacaaatacagagggGTGGGAGTGACAGTCCGAGACTGGCATCACCTCCAGCTGACCAGAGGAGTCCACCATTCCGCACAGAGCCATCAAAAATTGATATTGGTAAGCATGGGAAGGTTCCCAGAGACAAAAATATGCACAGTTCAGTGGAGGTCACTGACAAAGATGGTAAAATCAAAGCCAAAAAACATGGGAAATCTGAAATGGGATTTGACAGTGGCATTTCAGTGGATATTGACCGTCTAGCTGCAAGGAAAAGGCGTTTTGAAGACTCTGGTAAAGCTGATCGACAAAAGAGAACTAGTGAAGAGGACCTTGGTAGATCTGGACTTTATAAGCTGTGGAACAGTGCTAAGGAGACAGATTTGGATAAGAATCTTTTGATGAGAGGGATTCATAAAAAGGATCAccacaaagaaaaatgtgtgcgAATGATTTCAGTTAATAGTCCAAAAGAAGGACAAGACAGTGATATCAACCCCGAAGGCCTTCCTCTGGAGCGGCACTCACAACTAGTGCAACTGGCTGAAGATTCTACAGATCAGTTAGACTCTCCCTACCTTAAAATGGATCTAGAGAGCTCAAAAAGGGAAAATACCTCAAGTTTTACAAAAATATCAGATGATAACGCTGTTGATTTGGACGAattaaaagaacagaaacaagTTATGCCTGAAAACGCACAAGGCAGAGCGAAATCCAGAGACTCTGATGGAGATGAACAATTTGTGCACATTGACCAGACTAATATTTGCACAAAACAAACGGAACACAGTCAACGGCTCAGATCCAAGCTAGGGGAGCCTGATAAGGGAGTCAAGTTTGACAACCAACTACATAGTGAGACTCGTGACTTTGAAAAGGATTATTTTgttcaagactttgaaaaatCAGTACCGGATGTGGCCAGTGAtgatttattttactgtaaacGAAAGAAATTGGAGAATATTGACTTTGAAATACTCAAATTAAAAAGAGAGCGCAACTTTTCAAGTTCCCAAAAGTTCAATGAAGACATTTACACCATGTCATCATCAATAGGAGCTGCTCAGTCTTCTGAAAACGAGGAAGATGAAACAGCCCATGTCTGTTTGACAGgtacaaataaagaaagaaaatcctcTCCAACAGCAGGTGAGAAATTTTCACACACTGAGTCATTGAAAAACAGTTTGGACCTGATGCCTAGACATTTTCAGTCTTCTGACACTGAGCTACCAAAGCTTAACACGTCCTTGCTCGGATGTGATGAAGAGTTAATGCAGCACTGGGAAAGAGGAATAAAGCCTGATTCATTCAGAATGGAAATGGCATTCCAAAGTGATATTTCAAAGCATGAAAGCATTCGGAAGCGCCTTGGTCAGGATTTGGAACCTGGAGAAGTGCAGTCTGATTCCGATGATGATGGAGAAAACAAGTCCAAGTCAAATAGTTCCTTGTCCTACATCCTCAGGGATCGTGATAAGAGGATGACAGACCTGAAGCTTTCAGGCTCCTTGGAAAAGAATAAGTTTTACTCCTTTGCTTTGGATAAAACTATAACTCCTGATACAAAAGCACTCCTGGAAAGAGCCAAAACATTGTATTCTTCTAGGGAAGACAATTGGTCCTTTCTCCCTTCACGCTTTCCAGCCTCCCACAGGTGTTCAGATAAGGACAAGGTGGAACTAACACCTCGACCAATACCTTCTTggtatatgaaaaagaaaaagattcgTACTAACTCTGATGAAAAGCTGCATGACAAAAAGGAGGAACTTAAGCCACAGGACCAAGAGCGTCAGGAATTGTTTGCCTCTCGTTTCCTTCACAGCTCAATCTTTGAACAGGATTCCCGGCGTTTGCAGCATCTTGAACGTAAAGATCAAGATTTAGAAATTGGAAGTGGAAGGCCTTCGAACAAGCCAGTTGCTGCTGAAGCGGAGCCTGAATCTGCAGGAAGTGACATCCCACAAGAGCCAATAGTGCTTTTCCATAGTCGTTTTTTGGAGCTTCAGCAACAAAAAGACAAGGACCACCTTCCACCTGATACTGAGAAGGATTCATTAGTGCCAgacataaaaagaaatgaagttCAGAACTGTGATAATATCATACCTGATAAGGAACTGGAGCCAGTACAAAAGGCAGATGACAAATCAGCCAGCCCCTCATTAATCTCTACTGCCTTACCATTTGTTCCTTCCCCTAAAGAAATTTCAccacaagaaaagaaagaagtttTAACTCCACCCTCAGATCAACCTGTGCCAGttgtcaaagaagaaaaagtagagCCAATCCTTGAGGTTTCGCAACCTCACTCTGTCGCCGTGGAAGACTTCAAACCTGTTGCTGTTAAGCTAAACAGATCCCCTTCACTTACTCTTTCAGAACcagaaaatgaaactgaaacaaaaccagAGTTAAAAGAACTGAAGGTAGAATGTGGTGATAGTAAAACAGCGGAACATACTCCCATTGTGGAAGATAAACCTCCAACTCCTGGTGGTTCCCTGGGTGGTTTTGAAAGAGAGACTACAGAAATCACTTACTCTGACTGCCCAAAGATGGAAGAAAAACCTGAAACTATGAAGTCAGAACCTGAAACTGAAAATCAAGAATCAAAAGACTTTGAGGAATCTCAGAAAACCGAAACCGATGGTGAGGTGTGCATGCCAGAACTAGAGGCTGAAATAAAACCGTTACCAAATCGCAGACAACCCAAGAGTAAAAGGGCAAAACCGCTGTCAGTATTACGAACTACACAACCTTCCCAAATTGCTGCCACTGAAAAACCTGCAACACGTAAGAGTGAACGGATTGACCGAGAGAAACTCAAAAGGGCTTCATCTCCTCGTGCAGAAGCACCAAAGACATCAGTTGACTCTAAAACAACATCCAAGTCACCAATACATGCATCAGACTCTGAACAAAACATCGAGTCAAGTTTGATCCATGGGAGAACACGTCGGCGAAACGTAAGGTCAGTCTACGCCACACTACATGAAGACGACCAAGCTGGCAAAGAGGTAGTTGAGTCACCACGCTGCATGCGCAAACGTGGTGCTGATAAAGAACCAATACAGCAAGATGTTCAAATTTCTACCAATACTAGACGTGGACGCCCACCTAAAAGAGGCATCAAACGAGGAGAAGATGTTTCACCAGTAAAGGTTGATCAGAAGAAACTGATGGAAGAAGACACTGAGGCGTCATGTACAGTAGATGTTGTGAAAGCCTCTGAGGGCTGGCGTTCACCCCGCACCcagaagcagcagcaaacaCCTCAGACTCCATCTCCTCCAACTAACAAGAAAGGAAGTAGAGCAGACAAACTGTCTGGGAGCACGACAGAGCTAGCTGAACAAGATGATATGGCAAGTCAAAACGAGCCAGAGCTTAAGCCTAAAACTGAACCGCTTGGCAAGTTATCAGAAAGGGTGGAAAATCCAAACTCAACAgtgcacaaaaaagaaaaggaattaAAAGATGGTGGAAAGAAATCTGGTGATGTCGATGATGAAAAGCTAGACATTGGCCCCTTAGAGAGGAGACAGCAGCCTGAAAAGAGTGCAAAAGTTAAAACACCAAGGTTAAAACGTAACACCAAACAGATAGCTGAAGACAaatcacacagtttaaaaaatctCGAGATCCGTGTTAGTGTTGATGATGTAAAAGGTTTACTCCGTTCAGAGGATGATGAGCTTGAGACCTTTGAAGCTCCAGCTATTACAAAAACTAAGACAGCACTACAAGATAATGaaggaataaaaacaatagACCAAATTCCAAAAGATTCAAAAGAGCTCGCTGCACAGGATAAGGAAGACTCAGAATCAGAACTTCCAGCTGATCCAGCTGCTGCATTATTAGCACGACAGATGGAATTAGAGCAGGCAGTCGAAAATATTGCTAAGCTTACAGTGGAGCAGCCTTCTCGACCATATAAAGAGCCACCTTCAGAGCAAACTACGATATTGCCTCCTGTTGCAGTGGAACCAGAGAGTGAAGTTGAGGAGGAGAAGCGAGCTAATCCTGCTAGTGAAACTGAACTTGCAGCTGCTATTGATTCAATTACAGCAGaagaaacatgtgtagatgCAGAAAGCTTCACATCTCCTCCCACTTACACTGCTCTTATTCCCACCCCTGAATCCTTGATATCCTCCTCCTCCAATGAGATTATGGAACCTGAAACACACATGGTGATCAACAATATTCTTGCCGGGGATTTAGATGATGGTCCTGTGACACCAAGCTCAAATCGGCCAGGGGCAGAATCTAAGGCAGCTGAAGATCCCATTTTACTTGAAACACCCAGGAAAACCGGAAAAGTTAGAGCCAAAACCCCGAAAAAGCCAAGAAGTCGTAAAGGGGCAGGTAACAGAAAAGGGGATGCTGCTGAAGAGGTTTCTCAGTCAGAGTCCACTCCAGTCAAGTTACCTGAATCAATCCCAGAAGACCCAGAAACCAATAATTCAAAAGCAGTCACTGTTACAGCTGCGGCCACTTCAGCAGCCTCTGTAGTCACTGCTGTTGCTACTTGTAGGCGTGACTTAACAAGTGCCATAACGGTCGACACACCCAAAGAGGCAGAACAGCCCGAGGTTGAACAGCCTGTGCCTAAAGAATCTGCTTTTCATTCTGGCACGAACAGtatctccagtgttaaaaagCACCCCCAAGCAGCAGAGCCATGTACTCCTACATTTACCCCTGCTCCTGCTTGCACACAACCTGTATCCCAGTTAAGTGTACCTCTGTTGCGGCCTGCCAAAGTGCCACTTTCACCTGACTGGCCTCAGAGATCTGAAGAAAGCAGAATCTATGTTGCCCCTTCAAGTCATGTAAAAGTGGTAACTCCTTCAATGCAAGCATCAGCTGCACTTGGAACCCCTGCAGCAAATCCTCCAATGCCTCCAGACACCAAGGCCTCTGACATTGACCCCAGTTCAAGCACGTTAAGAAAAATTCTGATGGAACCTAAATATGTGTCTGCGTCAAATAGCAATTCTATACCTACCACTATAGTCACACCAGCACTGTCAGAGCCTTCACGGATGTCAGAGAATGAAAATCCCTCTGATGCAGTGGGTTCAAGACAGTTACATTCTGAAGAGAGGCCACCATTACCTCCCCAGCCCATGCATCATAAACCATCTCCACTGACAGAGTCACAGCAGAACTGTGGAGAGAAAAACCAGCATACAATTATTTCTCCTGCTACCTCAGTAATAAGTCGAATTCCAATGCCTTACGATACAGAAGAAACTCCACGTATTTCATTAAGCAACCGAAGCATTGGCCTAACCATTCCCAAGCaaaaattcagatcaaactcCAATGAGAACAGCCGATGCCTTGCTATGGATATAGTAGAAGATGGGACAAGAGGACGCTCTGTTGTCGAAAGCACTCCATACATTACTGGTTCCAGTCCTGGCCTACGGGTCAATACATCTGAGGGTGTTGTCGTACTCAGTTATTCAGGTCAGAAAACCGAAGGACCTCACAGGATGAGAGCCAAAATTAGTCAGATTCCTCAAGCCAGTGCTGGTGATATAGAGTTTCAGCAATCTGTTTCCAAATCTCAATTAAAACAAGACCCAGTCATCTCATCATCCCAGTCACCTACTCCCAAAGCAGCCCCAACTCCTTCTGGTTATGGTCACACAGGAGTCCTTTTAGCCGGCCAGTCGTATAACTCTCAACCTGTTATTTCTAGTACCAAGCAGGAGAGTTTTGGATCTGACAAATCTGAGACTCCATATCACACAGCCCCCCAAGGCAGTGTAGTAAAGATGTTCCAGCAACCAGTTAGTTCTTCTCAAGTCTTAATGTACAACCCACCTGTGATACAACAACAGCATGGCAAGAGAGGACTAGGGTCAGAGCCTCTGTCGAAAAAGATGGACCCTGGCAAAGCTGCGCAGCAGTCTAATCTCAGCCCAGTCACACACCACCCATCACTTTCTGGAACCCGCATGAGCCCCAGCCCTGGCATTGTAAATGATCGCTCAGCTCTGCACCTTAAGCAAGAACCACAGTCTCCACGAACAGCTGTTCACTCTCCTTCACCTTTTGTCAAAGCCTGTCCTCCAAGCAGTTCTCCTATCGGCACATCTGTTGTTCTGACTCATGGCATGCCACCAATGCCTAGCTATCATTCTGCGATGCATCACTCGCACTCAGAACAGTCCTCTGTCATAATTCAACCTCACAGTGTCACTCAGTCAATGGCTCATGATGCCAGGATGAACACCCCACCGATGCCTGGGATAAATTATGGAAGACGAGGTGATTCGCTGTCTGCGCCGCTTCCGGGGTCTCAACAGCGCTCAAACCCACAACAGCAAAATGTCATTCGAGATATGGTTCTGCACTGTCATTCAAGTCCCCAAGGTTCAGTAtcaagtggtggtggtggcaacAGTGCAAGTGAAGAAGAGCCTAGACACTTTAACCAAGCACTCAGTAGACCTTCAGTTCCCCAGCTGCAGTCAGATGTAATGATGATTCACAGTGATCACAGAGGACTTCACCCAAACATACGCATGGAGCAGTACAGAGACATGCACCAGCGCATCCTCATGCACCAGCAACGGGGTGAACAGGCTGCTGTAGAGGCAAGACAGTCACGCAGAGACTCGGAGACTGGAACAGCATCTTCAGGCAATATCTCTGGACCTTCAAAGAGTCCTATTTCGGGGAAGAGCATTGACCTTTCTGCAAAGGAACCTCTCAAACCACTCGAAGGAAAGCTTATCCATCCAAACTCCAGTGAAAGCAGAATCCGAGGAGTCCATGCATCTAGTCCTGTCATGGTGTCGCCTCACCCTCATGGGGTTCACCTAATGCATCCAGGTGGTGCAGGCTCCTTTCCAGTTTACAGGGACATTCGAGGCTTCTCATCCCAGTTTTCACCACACAACCTGACTAACCAAGGTGTTACATCTTCACAG GTACCTCCAGATACTGAACTGGGTAACCGTGGTAAAATGTCTCAGTCCCATGGGTGTGGAAGTGATTCCAAGTCTGAGACCTCCCACCTTCGCCATGCTACCTCTTCGGACCTCTCACACATTTCCCGAATACAGGGGGATACAGTCTCACCCTCATACCAGTCTCCCATGATGTCCCCTATGGGTCTTACACACAAGTCAGATCTATCTCTTCAGAAAGGCCCTCCAGCCTTCCTGTCTACTTCAGCAGTGCCCTCTTCGACTTCAGTAAAGCCACGGCCGGATGCCAAACTGGAACATTCAGGACATCATTCCGTTGACATGGTGCAGCTATTGACG AAGTATCCTATCGTATGGCAAGGCCTGTTGGCATTGAAAAACGACCAGGCTGCTGTCCAGTTACATTTTGTTTCCGGCAACAACATGCTGGCCCAGCGCTCCCTTCCACCCCCAGAGGGAGGTCCTCTTCTCCGTATTGTTCAAAGGATGAGGCTCGAGGCTTCCCAGCTGGACAGTGTGGCACGCAGAATGACT GTGGAAAATGACTACTGTTTGTTACTGGCTCTACCCTGTGGTCGAGACCAAGAAGATGTCCTTGGTCAAACCCAAGCCTTGAAAAGTGGCTTCATCACATACCTGCAAGCTAAACAGGCAGCTGGCATCATCAATGTGCCCAACCCTGGCTCTACTCAG CCAGCTTATGtggttcagatttttccaccaTGTAAATTCTCCGAGAGCCACTTGTCACGTCTGGCCCCGGACCTTCTCAACAGCATATCCAGCATTTCCCCTCACCTCATGATTGTCATCGCCTCTGTTTAA